A single Anopheles maculipalpis chromosome 3RL, idAnoMacuDA_375_x, whole genome shotgun sequence DNA region contains:
- the LOC126564179 gene encoding uncharacterized protein DDB_G0283357 isoform X1, translating to MANPRKFSEKIALHTQKQAEETAEFERIMREVLDVTSKASKSANLSPTTGTLGTFRGGSLPNVNNENKQYQEKTDDGSNLTELKPYSQPETVKVKKEIAPKASTPSHTRESRGKEGRTPGGPMRNRQASRNHDTSPYGNSTVHLIPPMENNWHRSISDSAIHQSLCQNQQQDGTLLTTHSPLTLSPTVQRKISNAQHISKVHNNHMTNNHHNHHHHHHHHPSNHHDNGSTQDIRSRSSTALPRLPGINIYPSQNHPDSIQIPIPSNTGSLPDLTSVGYPSMYPATLDQEYDPNGQNHSYCPSPLGTSPSSLSPTSAIQNHHHHPHPRANSFSGGVSGSSAGGGNGSAGGGGGGGGNGVGYPIPTSHSNSGSVSPTGSGISCSPSASVAPIAINNVNMGNAVNHNNGANLNNGIKGKKTKPQTISSQPFLSVPDSNRYSFMSKVNNTYDTNQQQQSVQQHQQHQQPQAQSPQQQQQQQQQAQQQQRIPTLDQISYDSFTQITDGLASPNQNSPESILYGSHGNMSPQILSDYRTRPSPGSSPGLALVNNPDSNSSAPCSPVSHTVGSNNGPSYDKYPTSDVYVQNTLPQYLEHITLGDTDFTTNQMVFSGFDETYLTMNNSLGIRTHTGHGNGHSQVPQNTTQQTNQLNSMNCQNMQNMQNNSMNNMFNGTTEPLLSLPNTQSLIEPQTPTIPEIVFTDYSTRDDFEADLGLGHMDFQSIQMLSDTSTMIDPMDEDSFRRDLQ from the exons GCGTCTAAGAGTGCCAACCTGTCACCGACGACGGGCACCTTGGGCACGTTTCGAGGCGGTTCCCTGCCCAACGTcaataatgaaaacaaacagtaCCAGGAAAAG ACGGACGATGGTTCTAATTTAACAGAACTGAAACCGTACTCGCAACCGGAGACGGTAAAGGTGAAAAAGGAAATAGCTCCCAAAGCCAGTACACCAAGCCACACGCGCGAGTCAAGAGGTAAAGAAG gTCGAACACCCGGTGGTCCTATGCGTAATCGACAGGCGAGTCGAAACCATGACACGTCCCCGTACGGCAACAGTACGGTTCATTTGATTCCTCCGATGGAAAACAACTGGCACCGTTCGATCTCGGATTCAGCAATCCATCAGAGTCTCTGTCAAAATCag cagCAAGACGGCACCCTTCTTACCACTCACTCACCCCTAACGCTAAGCCCAACAGTGCAAAGAAAGATTTCAAATGCTCAACACATTTCGAAAGTACACAACAACCACATGACCAACAATCATCataatcaccatcatcatcaccaccatcatcccaGTAATCATCACGACAATGGATCGACGCAAGACATACGGTCACGCTCCTCTACCGCCCTGCCGAGGTTACCCGGAATCAA CATCTATCCATCGCAAAACCACCCGGACAGTATACAGATTCCGATACCGAGCAACACTGGATCGCTACCAGATTTGACCTCCGTCGGATATCCCTCCATGTATCCAGCAACGTTGGACCAAGAGTACGATCCAAATGGACAAAATCATAGCTACTGTCCG AGTCCCCTTGGTACATCACCCTCGTCGCTTTCACCAACCTCTGCCATTcagaatcatcatcaccatccacaCCCGAGAGCCAACAGTTTCAGTGGTGGCgtcagcggaagcagcgcaGGTGGTGGGAATGGctctgctggtggtggtggtggcggtggtggtaacGGCGTTGGATACCCCATTCCTACTAGCCATTCGAACAGTGGTTCCGTCAGTCCCACGGGTAGCGGTATAAGCTGTAGTCCCAGTGCGTCGGTAGCCCCGATCGCGATCAATAATGTGAATATGGGAAATGCTGTTAATCACAACAATGGCGCAAATCTTAACAATGGCATTAAGGGGAAGAAAACTAAACCACAAACCATCTCTAGTCAG CCTTTTTTATCTGTACCAGATAGTAATAGATATTCGTTTATGTCGAAg GTCAACAATACTTATGACActaaccagcagcaacagtcagtgcaacagcatcaacaacaccagcaaccGCAAGCACAGtctccacagcagcagcagcagcagcagcagcaagcacaacagcagcaacgaaTACCAACCCTCGATCAGATAAGCTACGATAGCTTTACTCAGATCACCGACGGTCTGGCGTCGCCAAACCAGAACTCTCCCGAAAGCATACTGTATGGATCTCATGGAAATATGTCCCCG CAAATTCTGTCTGACTACCGAACTCGACCTAGTCCCGGTTCCAGTCCTGGACTTGCGTTAGTGAATAATCCTGATTCCAATTCCAGTGCCCCCTGCAGTCCAGTGTCCCACACTGTGGGAAGCAACAATGG accAAGCTACGATAAATATCCGACTAGTGACGTTTACGTGCAAAACACCCTACCACAGTATTTGGAGCACATAACACTG GGTGACACCGATTTTACTACGAATCAAATGGTCTTCAGTGGG tttGATGAAACCTACCTGACGATGAACAATAGCCTTGGTATACGAACTCACACCGGCCATGGTAATGGCCATTCCCAAGTCCCGCAGAATACGACGCAACAGACGAACCAGCTTAACTCGATGAACTGTCAAAATATGCAGAATATGCAGAATAACAGCATGAACAATATGTTCAACGGAACGACGGAACCCCTGCTCAGTCTGCCCAACACACAATCGCTTATCGAGCCGCAAACACCTACGATACCGGAGATCGTGTTTACTG ATTATTCAACCAGGG ACGATTTTGAAGCTGATCTTGGGCTTGGTCATATGGACTTTCAAAGCATTCAAATGCTCTCCGACACCAGCACGATGATTGATCCGATGGACGAGGACAGTTTTCGACGAGACTTACAGTAG
- the LOC126564179 gene encoding uncharacterized protein DDB_G0283357 isoform X3 has protein sequence MANPRKFSEKIALHTQKQAEETAEFERIMREVLDVTSKASKSANLSPTTGTLGTFRGGSLPNVNNENKQYQEKTDDGSNLTELKPYSQPETVKVKKEIAPKASTPSHTRESRGKEGRTPGGPMRNRQASRNHDTSPYGNSTVHLIPPMENNWHRSISDSAIHQSLCQNQQQDGTLLTTHSPLTLSPTVQRKISNAQHISKVHNNHMTNNHHNHHHHHHHHPSNHHDNGSTQDIRSRSSTALPRLPGINIYPSQNHPDSIQIPIPSNTGSLPDLTSVGYPSMYPATLDQEYDPNGQNHSYCPSPLGTSPSSLSPTSAIQNHHHHPHPRANSFSGGVSGSSAGGGNGSAGGGGGGGGNGVGYPIPTSHSNSGSVSPTGSGISCSPSASVAPIAINNVNMGNAVNHNNGANLNNGIKGKKTKPQTISSQVNNTYDTNQQQQSVQQHQQHQQPQAQSPQQQQQQQQQAQQQQRIPTLDQISYDSFTQITDGLASPNQNSPESILYGSHGNMSPQILSDYRTRPSPGSSPGLALVNNPDSNSSAPCSPVSHTVGSNNGPSYDKYPTSDVYVQNTLPQYLEHITLGDTDFTTNQMVFSGFDETYLTMNNSLGIRTHTGHGNGHSQVPQNTTQQTNQLNSMNCQNMQNMQNNSMNNMFNGTTEPLLSLPNTQSLIEPQTPTIPEIVFTDYSTRDDFEADLGLGHMDFQSIQMLSDTSTMIDPMDEDSFRRDLQ, from the exons GCGTCTAAGAGTGCCAACCTGTCACCGACGACGGGCACCTTGGGCACGTTTCGAGGCGGTTCCCTGCCCAACGTcaataatgaaaacaaacagtaCCAGGAAAAG ACGGACGATGGTTCTAATTTAACAGAACTGAAACCGTACTCGCAACCGGAGACGGTAAAGGTGAAAAAGGAAATAGCTCCCAAAGCCAGTACACCAAGCCACACGCGCGAGTCAAGAGGTAAAGAAG gTCGAACACCCGGTGGTCCTATGCGTAATCGACAGGCGAGTCGAAACCATGACACGTCCCCGTACGGCAACAGTACGGTTCATTTGATTCCTCCGATGGAAAACAACTGGCACCGTTCGATCTCGGATTCAGCAATCCATCAGAGTCTCTGTCAAAATCag cagCAAGACGGCACCCTTCTTACCACTCACTCACCCCTAACGCTAAGCCCAACAGTGCAAAGAAAGATTTCAAATGCTCAACACATTTCGAAAGTACACAACAACCACATGACCAACAATCATCataatcaccatcatcatcaccaccatcatcccaGTAATCATCACGACAATGGATCGACGCAAGACATACGGTCACGCTCCTCTACCGCCCTGCCGAGGTTACCCGGAATCAA CATCTATCCATCGCAAAACCACCCGGACAGTATACAGATTCCGATACCGAGCAACACTGGATCGCTACCAGATTTGACCTCCGTCGGATATCCCTCCATGTATCCAGCAACGTTGGACCAAGAGTACGATCCAAATGGACAAAATCATAGCTACTGTCCG AGTCCCCTTGGTACATCACCCTCGTCGCTTTCACCAACCTCTGCCATTcagaatcatcatcaccatccacaCCCGAGAGCCAACAGTTTCAGTGGTGGCgtcagcggaagcagcgcaGGTGGTGGGAATGGctctgctggtggtggtggtggcggtggtggtaacGGCGTTGGATACCCCATTCCTACTAGCCATTCGAACAGTGGTTCCGTCAGTCCCACGGGTAGCGGTATAAGCTGTAGTCCCAGTGCGTCGGTAGCCCCGATCGCGATCAATAATGTGAATATGGGAAATGCTGTTAATCACAACAATGGCGCAAATCTTAACAATGGCATTAAGGGGAAGAAAACTAAACCACAAACCATCTCTAGTCAG GTCAACAATACTTATGACActaaccagcagcaacagtcagtgcaacagcatcaacaacaccagcaaccGCAAGCACAGtctccacagcagcagcagcagcagcagcagcaagcacaacagcagcaacgaaTACCAACCCTCGATCAGATAAGCTACGATAGCTTTACTCAGATCACCGACGGTCTGGCGTCGCCAAACCAGAACTCTCCCGAAAGCATACTGTATGGATCTCATGGAAATATGTCCCCG CAAATTCTGTCTGACTACCGAACTCGACCTAGTCCCGGTTCCAGTCCTGGACTTGCGTTAGTGAATAATCCTGATTCCAATTCCAGTGCCCCCTGCAGTCCAGTGTCCCACACTGTGGGAAGCAACAATGG accAAGCTACGATAAATATCCGACTAGTGACGTTTACGTGCAAAACACCCTACCACAGTATTTGGAGCACATAACACTG GGTGACACCGATTTTACTACGAATCAAATGGTCTTCAGTGGG tttGATGAAACCTACCTGACGATGAACAATAGCCTTGGTATACGAACTCACACCGGCCATGGTAATGGCCATTCCCAAGTCCCGCAGAATACGACGCAACAGACGAACCAGCTTAACTCGATGAACTGTCAAAATATGCAGAATATGCAGAATAACAGCATGAACAATATGTTCAACGGAACGACGGAACCCCTGCTCAGTCTGCCCAACACACAATCGCTTATCGAGCCGCAAACACCTACGATACCGGAGATCGTGTTTACTG ATTATTCAACCAGGG ACGATTTTGAAGCTGATCTTGGGCTTGGTCATATGGACTTTCAAAGCATTCAAATGCTCTCCGACACCAGCACGATGATTGATCCGATGGACGAGGACAGTTTTCGACGAGACTTACAGTAG
- the LOC126564179 gene encoding uncharacterized protein DDB_G0283357 isoform X2, protein MANPRKFSEKIALHTQKQAEETAEFERIMREVLDVTSKASKSANLSPTTGTLGTFRGGSLPNVNNENKQYQEKTDDGSNLTELKPYSQPETVKVKKEIAPKASTPSHTRESRGRTPGGPMRNRQASRNHDTSPYGNSTVHLIPPMENNWHRSISDSAIHQSLCQNQQQDGTLLTTHSPLTLSPTVQRKISNAQHISKVHNNHMTNNHHNHHHHHHHHPSNHHDNGSTQDIRSRSSTALPRLPGINIYPSQNHPDSIQIPIPSNTGSLPDLTSVGYPSMYPATLDQEYDPNGQNHSYCPSPLGTSPSSLSPTSAIQNHHHHPHPRANSFSGGVSGSSAGGGNGSAGGGGGGGGNGVGYPIPTSHSNSGSVSPTGSGISCSPSASVAPIAINNVNMGNAVNHNNGANLNNGIKGKKTKPQTISSQPFLSVPDSNRYSFMSKVNNTYDTNQQQQSVQQHQQHQQPQAQSPQQQQQQQQQAQQQQRIPTLDQISYDSFTQITDGLASPNQNSPESILYGSHGNMSPQILSDYRTRPSPGSSPGLALVNNPDSNSSAPCSPVSHTVGSNNGPSYDKYPTSDVYVQNTLPQYLEHITLGDTDFTTNQMVFSGFDETYLTMNNSLGIRTHTGHGNGHSQVPQNTTQQTNQLNSMNCQNMQNMQNNSMNNMFNGTTEPLLSLPNTQSLIEPQTPTIPEIVFTDYSTRDDFEADLGLGHMDFQSIQMLSDTSTMIDPMDEDSFRRDLQ, encoded by the exons GCGTCTAAGAGTGCCAACCTGTCACCGACGACGGGCACCTTGGGCACGTTTCGAGGCGGTTCCCTGCCCAACGTcaataatgaaaacaaacagtaCCAGGAAAAG ACGGACGATGGTTCTAATTTAACAGAACTGAAACCGTACTCGCAACCGGAGACGGTAAAGGTGAAAAAGGAAATAGCTCCCAAAGCCAGTACACCAAGCCACACGCGCGAGTCAAGAG gTCGAACACCCGGTGGTCCTATGCGTAATCGACAGGCGAGTCGAAACCATGACACGTCCCCGTACGGCAACAGTACGGTTCATTTGATTCCTCCGATGGAAAACAACTGGCACCGTTCGATCTCGGATTCAGCAATCCATCAGAGTCTCTGTCAAAATCag cagCAAGACGGCACCCTTCTTACCACTCACTCACCCCTAACGCTAAGCCCAACAGTGCAAAGAAAGATTTCAAATGCTCAACACATTTCGAAAGTACACAACAACCACATGACCAACAATCATCataatcaccatcatcatcaccaccatcatcccaGTAATCATCACGACAATGGATCGACGCAAGACATACGGTCACGCTCCTCTACCGCCCTGCCGAGGTTACCCGGAATCAA CATCTATCCATCGCAAAACCACCCGGACAGTATACAGATTCCGATACCGAGCAACACTGGATCGCTACCAGATTTGACCTCCGTCGGATATCCCTCCATGTATCCAGCAACGTTGGACCAAGAGTACGATCCAAATGGACAAAATCATAGCTACTGTCCG AGTCCCCTTGGTACATCACCCTCGTCGCTTTCACCAACCTCTGCCATTcagaatcatcatcaccatccacaCCCGAGAGCCAACAGTTTCAGTGGTGGCgtcagcggaagcagcgcaGGTGGTGGGAATGGctctgctggtggtggtggtggcggtggtggtaacGGCGTTGGATACCCCATTCCTACTAGCCATTCGAACAGTGGTTCCGTCAGTCCCACGGGTAGCGGTATAAGCTGTAGTCCCAGTGCGTCGGTAGCCCCGATCGCGATCAATAATGTGAATATGGGAAATGCTGTTAATCACAACAATGGCGCAAATCTTAACAATGGCATTAAGGGGAAGAAAACTAAACCACAAACCATCTCTAGTCAG CCTTTTTTATCTGTACCAGATAGTAATAGATATTCGTTTATGTCGAAg GTCAACAATACTTATGACActaaccagcagcaacagtcagtgcaacagcatcaacaacaccagcaaccGCAAGCACAGtctccacagcagcagcagcagcagcagcagcaagcacaacagcagcaacgaaTACCAACCCTCGATCAGATAAGCTACGATAGCTTTACTCAGATCACCGACGGTCTGGCGTCGCCAAACCAGAACTCTCCCGAAAGCATACTGTATGGATCTCATGGAAATATGTCCCCG CAAATTCTGTCTGACTACCGAACTCGACCTAGTCCCGGTTCCAGTCCTGGACTTGCGTTAGTGAATAATCCTGATTCCAATTCCAGTGCCCCCTGCAGTCCAGTGTCCCACACTGTGGGAAGCAACAATGG accAAGCTACGATAAATATCCGACTAGTGACGTTTACGTGCAAAACACCCTACCACAGTATTTGGAGCACATAACACTG GGTGACACCGATTTTACTACGAATCAAATGGTCTTCAGTGGG tttGATGAAACCTACCTGACGATGAACAATAGCCTTGGTATACGAACTCACACCGGCCATGGTAATGGCCATTCCCAAGTCCCGCAGAATACGACGCAACAGACGAACCAGCTTAACTCGATGAACTGTCAAAATATGCAGAATATGCAGAATAACAGCATGAACAATATGTTCAACGGAACGACGGAACCCCTGCTCAGTCTGCCCAACACACAATCGCTTATCGAGCCGCAAACACCTACGATACCGGAGATCGTGTTTACTG ATTATTCAACCAGGG ACGATTTTGAAGCTGATCTTGGGCTTGGTCATATGGACTTTCAAAGCATTCAAATGCTCTCCGACACCAGCACGATGATTGATCCGATGGACGAGGACAGTTTTCGACGAGACTTACAGTAG
- the LOC126564179 gene encoding uncharacterized protein DDB_G0283357 isoform X4, whose product MANPRKFSEKIALHTQKQAEETAEFERIMREVLDVTSKTDDGSNLTELKPYSQPETVKVKKEIAPKASTPSHTRESRGKEGRTPGGPMRNRQASRNHDTSPYGNSTVHLIPPMENNWHRSISDSAIHQSLCQNQQQDGTLLTTHSPLTLSPTVQRKISNAQHISKVHNNHMTNNHHNHHHHHHHHPSNHHDNGSTQDIRSRSSTALPRLPGINIYPSQNHPDSIQIPIPSNTGSLPDLTSVGYPSMYPATLDQEYDPNGQNHSYCPSPLGTSPSSLSPTSAIQNHHHHPHPRANSFSGGVSGSSAGGGNGSAGGGGGGGGNGVGYPIPTSHSNSGSVSPTGSGISCSPSASVAPIAINNVNMGNAVNHNNGANLNNGIKGKKTKPQTISSQPFLSVPDSNRYSFMSKVNNTYDTNQQQQSVQQHQQHQQPQAQSPQQQQQQQQQAQQQQRIPTLDQISYDSFTQITDGLASPNQNSPESILYGSHGNMSPQILSDYRTRPSPGSSPGLALVNNPDSNSSAPCSPVSHTVGSNNGPSYDKYPTSDVYVQNTLPQYLEHITLGDTDFTTNQMVFSGFDETYLTMNNSLGIRTHTGHGNGHSQVPQNTTQQTNQLNSMNCQNMQNMQNNSMNNMFNGTTEPLLSLPNTQSLIEPQTPTIPEIVFTDYSTRDDFEADLGLGHMDFQSIQMLSDTSTMIDPMDEDSFRRDLQ is encoded by the exons ACGGACGATGGTTCTAATTTAACAGAACTGAAACCGTACTCGCAACCGGAGACGGTAAAGGTGAAAAAGGAAATAGCTCCCAAAGCCAGTACACCAAGCCACACGCGCGAGTCAAGAGGTAAAGAAG gTCGAACACCCGGTGGTCCTATGCGTAATCGACAGGCGAGTCGAAACCATGACACGTCCCCGTACGGCAACAGTACGGTTCATTTGATTCCTCCGATGGAAAACAACTGGCACCGTTCGATCTCGGATTCAGCAATCCATCAGAGTCTCTGTCAAAATCag cagCAAGACGGCACCCTTCTTACCACTCACTCACCCCTAACGCTAAGCCCAACAGTGCAAAGAAAGATTTCAAATGCTCAACACATTTCGAAAGTACACAACAACCACATGACCAACAATCATCataatcaccatcatcatcaccaccatcatcccaGTAATCATCACGACAATGGATCGACGCAAGACATACGGTCACGCTCCTCTACCGCCCTGCCGAGGTTACCCGGAATCAA CATCTATCCATCGCAAAACCACCCGGACAGTATACAGATTCCGATACCGAGCAACACTGGATCGCTACCAGATTTGACCTCCGTCGGATATCCCTCCATGTATCCAGCAACGTTGGACCAAGAGTACGATCCAAATGGACAAAATCATAGCTACTGTCCG AGTCCCCTTGGTACATCACCCTCGTCGCTTTCACCAACCTCTGCCATTcagaatcatcatcaccatccacaCCCGAGAGCCAACAGTTTCAGTGGTGGCgtcagcggaagcagcgcaGGTGGTGGGAATGGctctgctggtggtggtggtggcggtggtggtaacGGCGTTGGATACCCCATTCCTACTAGCCATTCGAACAGTGGTTCCGTCAGTCCCACGGGTAGCGGTATAAGCTGTAGTCCCAGTGCGTCGGTAGCCCCGATCGCGATCAATAATGTGAATATGGGAAATGCTGTTAATCACAACAATGGCGCAAATCTTAACAATGGCATTAAGGGGAAGAAAACTAAACCACAAACCATCTCTAGTCAG CCTTTTTTATCTGTACCAGATAGTAATAGATATTCGTTTATGTCGAAg GTCAACAATACTTATGACActaaccagcagcaacagtcagtgcaacagcatcaacaacaccagcaaccGCAAGCACAGtctccacagcagcagcagcagcagcagcagcaagcacaacagcagcaacgaaTACCAACCCTCGATCAGATAAGCTACGATAGCTTTACTCAGATCACCGACGGTCTGGCGTCGCCAAACCAGAACTCTCCCGAAAGCATACTGTATGGATCTCATGGAAATATGTCCCCG CAAATTCTGTCTGACTACCGAACTCGACCTAGTCCCGGTTCCAGTCCTGGACTTGCGTTAGTGAATAATCCTGATTCCAATTCCAGTGCCCCCTGCAGTCCAGTGTCCCACACTGTGGGAAGCAACAATGG accAAGCTACGATAAATATCCGACTAGTGACGTTTACGTGCAAAACACCCTACCACAGTATTTGGAGCACATAACACTG GGTGACACCGATTTTACTACGAATCAAATGGTCTTCAGTGGG tttGATGAAACCTACCTGACGATGAACAATAGCCTTGGTATACGAACTCACACCGGCCATGGTAATGGCCATTCCCAAGTCCCGCAGAATACGACGCAACAGACGAACCAGCTTAACTCGATGAACTGTCAAAATATGCAGAATATGCAGAATAACAGCATGAACAATATGTTCAACGGAACGACGGAACCCCTGCTCAGTCTGCCCAACACACAATCGCTTATCGAGCCGCAAACACCTACGATACCGGAGATCGTGTTTACTG ATTATTCAACCAGGG ACGATTTTGAAGCTGATCTTGGGCTTGGTCATATGGACTTTCAAAGCATTCAAATGCTCTCCGACACCAGCACGATGATTGATCCGATGGACGAGGACAGTTTTCGACGAGACTTACAGTAG
- the LOC126564179 gene encoding uncharacterized protein DDB_G0283357 isoform X5, protein MANPRKFSEKIALHTQKQAEETAEFERIMREVLDVTSKTDDGSNLTELKPYSQPETVKVKKEIAPKASTPSHTRESRGRTPGGPMRNRQASRNHDTSPYGNSTVHLIPPMENNWHRSISDSAIHQSLCQNQQQDGTLLTTHSPLTLSPTVQRKISNAQHISKVHNNHMTNNHHNHHHHHHHHPSNHHDNGSTQDIRSRSSTALPRLPGINIYPSQNHPDSIQIPIPSNTGSLPDLTSVGYPSMYPATLDQEYDPNGQNHSYCPSPLGTSPSSLSPTSAIQNHHHHPHPRANSFSGGVSGSSAGGGNGSAGGGGGGGGNGVGYPIPTSHSNSGSVSPTGSGISCSPSASVAPIAINNVNMGNAVNHNNGANLNNGIKGKKTKPQTISSQPFLSVPDSNRYSFMSKVNNTYDTNQQQQSVQQHQQHQQPQAQSPQQQQQQQQQAQQQQRIPTLDQISYDSFTQITDGLASPNQNSPESILYGSHGNMSPQILSDYRTRPSPGSSPGLALVNNPDSNSSAPCSPVSHTVGSNNGPSYDKYPTSDVYVQNTLPQYLEHITLGDTDFTTNQMVFSGFDETYLTMNNSLGIRTHTGHGNGHSQVPQNTTQQTNQLNSMNCQNMQNMQNNSMNNMFNGTTEPLLSLPNTQSLIEPQTPTIPEIVFTDYSTRDDFEADLGLGHMDFQSIQMLSDTSTMIDPMDEDSFRRDLQ, encoded by the exons ACGGACGATGGTTCTAATTTAACAGAACTGAAACCGTACTCGCAACCGGAGACGGTAAAGGTGAAAAAGGAAATAGCTCCCAAAGCCAGTACACCAAGCCACACGCGCGAGTCAAGAG gTCGAACACCCGGTGGTCCTATGCGTAATCGACAGGCGAGTCGAAACCATGACACGTCCCCGTACGGCAACAGTACGGTTCATTTGATTCCTCCGATGGAAAACAACTGGCACCGTTCGATCTCGGATTCAGCAATCCATCAGAGTCTCTGTCAAAATCag cagCAAGACGGCACCCTTCTTACCACTCACTCACCCCTAACGCTAAGCCCAACAGTGCAAAGAAAGATTTCAAATGCTCAACACATTTCGAAAGTACACAACAACCACATGACCAACAATCATCataatcaccatcatcatcaccaccatcatcccaGTAATCATCACGACAATGGATCGACGCAAGACATACGGTCACGCTCCTCTACCGCCCTGCCGAGGTTACCCGGAATCAA CATCTATCCATCGCAAAACCACCCGGACAGTATACAGATTCCGATACCGAGCAACACTGGATCGCTACCAGATTTGACCTCCGTCGGATATCCCTCCATGTATCCAGCAACGTTGGACCAAGAGTACGATCCAAATGGACAAAATCATAGCTACTGTCCG AGTCCCCTTGGTACATCACCCTCGTCGCTTTCACCAACCTCTGCCATTcagaatcatcatcaccatccacaCCCGAGAGCCAACAGTTTCAGTGGTGGCgtcagcggaagcagcgcaGGTGGTGGGAATGGctctgctggtggtggtggtggcggtggtggtaacGGCGTTGGATACCCCATTCCTACTAGCCATTCGAACAGTGGTTCCGTCAGTCCCACGGGTAGCGGTATAAGCTGTAGTCCCAGTGCGTCGGTAGCCCCGATCGCGATCAATAATGTGAATATGGGAAATGCTGTTAATCACAACAATGGCGCAAATCTTAACAATGGCATTAAGGGGAAGAAAACTAAACCACAAACCATCTCTAGTCAG CCTTTTTTATCTGTACCAGATAGTAATAGATATTCGTTTATGTCGAAg GTCAACAATACTTATGACActaaccagcagcaacagtcagtgcaacagcatcaacaacaccagcaaccGCAAGCACAGtctccacagcagcagcagcagcagcagcagcaagcacaacagcagcaacgaaTACCAACCCTCGATCAGATAAGCTACGATAGCTTTACTCAGATCACCGACGGTCTGGCGTCGCCAAACCAGAACTCTCCCGAAAGCATACTGTATGGATCTCATGGAAATATGTCCCCG CAAATTCTGTCTGACTACCGAACTCGACCTAGTCCCGGTTCCAGTCCTGGACTTGCGTTAGTGAATAATCCTGATTCCAATTCCAGTGCCCCCTGCAGTCCAGTGTCCCACACTGTGGGAAGCAACAATGG accAAGCTACGATAAATATCCGACTAGTGACGTTTACGTGCAAAACACCCTACCACAGTATTTGGAGCACATAACACTG GGTGACACCGATTTTACTACGAATCAAATGGTCTTCAGTGGG tttGATGAAACCTACCTGACGATGAACAATAGCCTTGGTATACGAACTCACACCGGCCATGGTAATGGCCATTCCCAAGTCCCGCAGAATACGACGCAACAGACGAACCAGCTTAACTCGATGAACTGTCAAAATATGCAGAATATGCAGAATAACAGCATGAACAATATGTTCAACGGAACGACGGAACCCCTGCTCAGTCTGCCCAACACACAATCGCTTATCGAGCCGCAAACACCTACGATACCGGAGATCGTGTTTACTG ATTATTCAACCAGGG ACGATTTTGAAGCTGATCTTGGGCTTGGTCATATGGACTTTCAAAGCATTCAAATGCTCTCCGACACCAGCACGATGATTGATCCGATGGACGAGGACAGTTTTCGACGAGACTTACAGTAG